One Papaver somniferum cultivar HN1 chromosome 10, ASM357369v1, whole genome shotgun sequence genomic window carries:
- the LOC113319366 gene encoding uncharacterized protein LOC113319366, which yields MPQDSLKSVVYRSLVSCDDPNGVAENETVRKSKKRHNLISTTTRKTATTPTRNDSYRGDDRNAPQSSSHQLLEVSRGAQNLNHMIDSWSNGSIMNGQHSDDIARDLLRGALDLQDSLIMLCKMQEASKYMSQLKNKHELQIQESDEVGTGRVDSGRFRIEKVDSGRFGIEKVDSGRFGIEKVDSGRFGVERVDSGRFGVEKVDSGRYGVERVDSGRYAERIHRGSIENSRLWAGESSKNCSDELKKVIRDSLSRQNLLPVSSNEENASLTSISDVPTTSSSHSSTVLSNDFASVDSSLSSTGTQKKAKSRSVIAKLMGLEDFPSEPAQLAPKLPDYEKDLIPRRPISDVEKPKAVNPYFVNRISDPERTLQEIIETMQFKGLLQSKSKSQSHFPKKSFSKHLLVDDEMPPIVIIKPMRFPSRETKRFSQEEGASLYYKGKSRRMEDQRFVQDLVAEEPKVVIQELEITEEKNVIEATAEDQEVVNSKTMSGGLKAKGETRARKVIREDGNLLSKQILKKPRPRTPEMASTHKTKDSSVAPASKIEKIEKSNSKVGNIEQTLPTRRKPMQKEVAKASTPARSLEHVRAVSTKVRKLENGSTVTRDRVHHQRSTTANPVLKRLVKPGPGNVTDQKKKLRTRKAKPVRDSLLDAPITNTSQCKDRANEIRQTDSLSTVSTSTSTSTDTQNSPGKDEEPEAAKVQMRDYKHEDQTVLGEVTLQIDEHSTDISSTEEAKQDFDHKKAIPLPEIDMKEFFLSSASFVNYAEDLFDLHVNQLVVLQTTSFEDVGMIKSRLYLDCAKELIEHKSHWNSQSRHPLVKTRFTNSRVTISLDGLVEEICNEMEILKSYSKDDGDSIVPVDKLHKMLEIDLKRKEMLGNGGWDLSWTSGFSVDDAEHMIGKVEKEVLSELIDEFIAELIC from the exons ATGCCTCAAGACAGTTTAAAATCAGTAGTTTATAGATCACTTGTATCATGTGATGATCCAAATGGAGTAGCAGAGAATGAGACAGTAAGAAAATCCAAAAAAAGACACAATTTGATTAGTACTACTACCCGAAAGACTGCGACGACGCCGACTCGGAACGATTCATATAGAGGAGATGATAGAAATGCTCCACAATCTTCATCACATCAGTTGTTAGAGGTTTCAAGAGGAGCTCAAAATCTAAACCATATGATTGATTCATGGTCAAATGGGAGTATTATGAATGGGCAGCATTCAGATGATATTGCAAGAGATCTTCTGAGAGGTGCTTTAGATCTTCAAGATTCTCTTATCATGCTTTGCAAGATGCAAGAAGCTTCAAAATATATGTCTCAGTTGAAGAATAAACATGAATTGCAAATTCAAGAATCTGATGAAGTGGGTACCGGAAGAGTGGATTCAGGCCGGTTTAGAATTGAAAAGGTTGATTCCGGGAGGTTTGGAATTGAAAAGGTTGATTCAGGGAGGTTTGGAATTGAAAAGGTTGATTCAGGGCGCTTTGGAGTTGAAAGAGTTGATTCAGGGCGCTTTGGAGTTGAGAAGGTTGATTCTGGGCGCTATGGAGTTGAAAGAGTTGATTCGGGGAGGTATGCCGAGAGAATTCACCGTGGAAGTATTGAGAATTCACGACTTTGGGCTGGCGAGTCGTCGAAGAATTGCAGCGACGAGCTCAAGAAAGTTATAAGAGATAGTCTTTCGCGGCAAAACTTGTTGCCAGTCTCATCAAATGAAGAAAATGCGTCTCTAACTTCAATTTCAGACGTTCCAACCACGAGCTCTAGTCACTCTTCGACGGTTTTGTCAAATGATTTTGCTTCTGTGGACAGTTCTTTATCATCTACAGGGACACAGAAGAAGGCGAAATCGCGCAGTGTGATTGCAAAGCTTATGGGTCTTGAAGATTTTCCGTCAGAACCTGCTCAACTTGCTCCAAAACTACCAGACTATGAGAAGGATTTGATTCCGCGAAGACCCATATCTGATGTTGagaagccaaaggcagtgaacccGTACTTTGTCAATCGAATTTCGGACCCAGAGAGGACTCTACAAGAAATCATTGAGACAATGCAGTTTAAGGGGCTTCTGCAGAGTAAAAGCAAGTCACAGTCGCATTTTCCCAAGAAATCATTTTCAAAACATTTACTAGTAGATGATGAAATGCCTCCAATTGTGATCATTAAGCCTATGCGCTTTCCAAGTCGAGAGACGAAGAGGTTTAGTCAAGAAGAAGGAGCCTCATTATACTACAAAGGAAAGTCAAGAAGAATGGAAGATCAAAGGTTTGTTCAGGATTTGGTTGCTGAGGAGCCAAAAGTGGTTATTCAAGAGTTGGAAATTACAGAAGAGAAGAATGTAATTGAAGCTACTGCTGAAGATCAAGAAGTTGTGAACTCTAAAACCATGAGTGGGGGATTGAAAGCAAAAGGAGAAACTCGAGCCAGAAAAGTAATCCGCGAAGATGGGAATCTTTTGTCTAAACAGATACTCAAGAAACCACGGCCGAGAACTCCAGAAATGGCTTCAACCCATAAGACAAAAGATTCTTCTGTTGCTCCTGCTTCTAAAATTGAGAAAATAGAGAAGTCTAACAGTAAAGTAGGCAATATTGAACAGACGTTGCCCACAAGAAGAAAGCCAATGCAGAAGGAGGTTGCAAAAGCATCAACTCCAGCACGATCACTTGAACATGTCAGAGCAGTCTCTACTAAAGTGAGGAAGCTGGAAAATGGATCCACGGTCACAAGGGATCGCGTGCACCACCAACGAAGTACTACTGCAAACCCTGTCTTGAAACGTTTGGTAAAACCCGGGCCAGGAAATGTCACTGATCAAAAGAAGAAACTTCGGACAAGGAAAGCAAAACCAGTGAGAGATTCTCTGCTAGATGCTCCCATT ACTAATACTTCACAATGCAAAGATAGAGCAAATGAAATCCGTCAGACGGATTCATTGAGTACTGTTTCTACTTCTACAAGCACCTCTACTGATACTCAAAACTCACCAGGCAAAGATGAAGAGCCAGAGGCCGCGAAAGTTCAGATGAGAG ATTACAAGCACGAAGATCAAACTGTTCTGGGCGAAGTTACCTTGCAGATCGACGAACATAGCACTGACATCTCATCTACAGAGGAGGCAAAGCAGGATTTTGACCATAAAAAGGCTATCCCTTTACCTGAAATTGATATGAAGGAGTTTTTCTTAAGCAGTGCATCATTTGTCAATTACGCAGAAGACCTCTTTGATCTCCATGTAAACCAACTAGTGGTTTTACAAACAACATCATTCGAAGATGTTGGAATGATCAAAAGCAGACTCTATTTGGACTGCGCAAAAGAGCTTATAGAACATAAAAGCCACTGGAACTCACAATCACGCCATCCTCTTGTTAAGACCCGTTTTACAAATTCAAGAGTTACCATATCTCTAGATGGGTTGGTTGAAGAAATTTGCAATGAAATGGAGATTCTGAAAAGTTACAGTAAAGATGATGGTGATAGTATTGTGCCTGTAGATAAACTGCACAAGATGTTGGAAATTGATCTCAAGAGGAAGGAAATGCTGGGTAATGGTGGATGGGATTTGAGTTGGACAAGCGGATTTTCTGTCGATGATGCTGAGCACATGATAGGTAAAGTGGAGAAGGAAGTTCTAAGTGAACTGATTGATGAGTTCATTGCAGAACTAATATGTTAA
- the LOC113319367 gene encoding la protein 1-like has translation MATRSLDEETQKKIIRQVEFYFSDSNIPRDGFLKKTIEESEDGLVSLALICSFARMRLHLGLGGELKPEDVSEDTLKAVYETLKKASTLLKFSEDGKKVGRRTGLPKPEVVHQIDERTVAVSPLEHDVTREDLETFFSQYGKVNSVRLPKHVGDKKVFCGTGLVEFSSDEDAANVLKQSLSYAGTELELKPKKDYDVEREEMKVEFEKTRALRESKDNTNSEPDYPKGLIVSFKLKNISAGGSVEDTAIPETTDGGVPEGQKASENSEEAEKETSAMETDNDKNTGEGKSKEKSDEDGNQENVKKTTVGGGPDSDGEDIVTREDMKSTFGKFGTVKYVDYTRGAESGYIRFEDPEGAQKARAAAVLVEGGLVVKRNYTASLEAVTGDAEKEYWGLLRGSQVNRRQGDKGNHGRGGRNFRGRRGNDSGRPHKAQRV, from the exons ATGGCGACTCGCTCACTAGATGAAGAAACACAGAAGAAAATCATCCGTCAG GTTGAATTCTACTTCAGCGATAGCAATATTCCAAGAGATGGGTTCTTGAAGAAAACCATTGAAGAAAGCGAAGATGGAT TGGTTAGCTTGGCTTTAATTTGTTCATTCGCTAGAATGAGACTTCATCTTGGTTTGGGTGGAGAGTTGAAACCAGAAGATGTTTCTGAAGATACATTGAAAGCTGTTTATGAAACCCTGAAAAAAGCATCTACGCTTCTCAAATTCTCCGAAGATG GGAAGAAAGTTGGTAGGAGAACTGGGCTTCCAAAACCAGAGGTTGTCCACCAAATTGATGAAAGAACGGTTGCTGTATCGCCTCTCGAACATGATGTTACTCGGGAAGATCTGGAGACCTTCTTTTCTCAATATGGAAAG GTGAATAGTGTAAGGCTACCTAAACATGTTGGAGATAAAAAAGTCTTTTGCGGTACTGGGTTAGTTGAATTCTCATCAGACGAAGATGCTGCAAATGTTCTTAAGCAAAGCCTATCTTACGCTGGCACCGAGCTTGAACTAAAACCTAA GAAAGATTAtgatgttgaaagagaagaaatGAAGGTTGAATTTGAGAAAACTCGCGCCTTGAGAGAATCTAAAGATAATACCAACTCTGAGCCAGA CTATCCCAAAGGTTTAATTGTCTCCTTCAAGCTAAAGAATATCTCAGCAGGAGGATCTGTTGAAGATACAGCCATTCCTGAGACTACTGATGGTGGAGTTCCAGAAGGTCAGAAGGCCTCAGAAAACTCTGAAGAAGCTGAAAAAGAAACTTCAGCTATGGAGACTGACAATGACAAAAATACAGGAGAAGGTAAGAGTAAAGAGAAGTCAGATGAGGATGGCAATCAAGAGAATGTAAAGAAGACAACAGTTGGAGGGGGACCTGACAGTGATGGCGAGGATATTGTCACACGTGAGGATATGAAGAGCACCTTCGGTAAATTTGGAACCGTCAAG TATGTTGACTACACAAGGGGAGCAGAATCAGGTTACATACGTTTTGAAGATCCAGAAGGAGCTCAAAAAGCTCGTGCTGCAGCAGTGCTGGTCGAAGGAGGCCTGGTTGTTAAAAGGAATTACACAGCTTCCTTGGAAGCAGTAACCG GTGATGCTGAAAAGGAGTACTGGGGATTACTTCGTGGTAGTCAGGTCAATCGTCGTCAAGGGGATAAAGGCAACCATGGAAG GGGTGGAAGAAACTTTAGAGGACGAAGAGGGAATGATTCTGGGAGGCCGCATAAAGCTCAAAGAGTTTGA
- the LOC113318791 gene encoding superoxide dismutase [Fe], chloroplastic-like, translating to MSKESLEFHWGKHHRAYVDNLNKQIVGTELDGLPLEDVVRRTYNKGDSLPAFNNAAQIWNHDFFWGSMKPDGGGKPSGELLEMIEKDFGSYEKFITDFKAAAATQFGAGWAWLAYKEEDKKLVILKSSNAVNPLVQGQDYTPILTIDVWEHSYYIDYRNRRPDYISVFVEKLVSWEAVSSRLEKAKA from the exons ATGAGCAAGGAATCACTTGAATTTCATTGGGGTAAACACCACAGAGCATATGTAGATAACCTAAATAAACAGATAGTAGGAACTGAGCTAGATGGGTTGCCACTGGAAGATGTCGTACGCCGCACATATAACAAAGGGGATTCCCTTCCAGCCTTCAACAATGCTGCCCAG ATCTGGAATCATGATTTCTTTTGGGGATCCATGAAACCAGATGGAGGGGGCAAACCATCTGGGGAACTTTTAGAAATGATTGAAAAAGATTTTGGTTCTTATGAGAAATTCATTACAGATTTCAAGGCTGCTGCTGCTACACAGTTCGGTGCTGGTTGGGCTTGGCTAGCTT ATAAAGAGGAGGACAAGAAACTTGTAATATTGAAGAGTTCAAATGCTGTGAACCCTCTAGTACAAGGACAAGATTACACT CCGATTCTCACCATTGATGTTTGGGAG CATTCCTACTACATCGACTACCGG AACCGACGCCCTGATTACATATCAGTCTTTGTGGAGAAACTCGTCTCCTGGGAGGCAGTCAGTTCTAGACTTGAGAAGGCAAAAGCTTGA